The genomic window CTGAAATATATCAGAGAGGGCGAGGTCCTCAATCCGTCCTACAAGACTCATATAATTTTGAGCTCCTTCGGGATCATGGTTGATTAATCGAGTATATCAATTAAAATTCTGGCATGTCAACGAAAGGCTATGCATTTTTAGTGAGATGAAAGGTGAATGATAGTTGCTAATATATTAAAATTTTTAATAAATTTATTTTAAATTGACAAATTGTCTTTTTACTGGTTAATTTAAATTATACGGGGGAATTAATTTAGTAGTATTATTAGTGGCTAAGTAGGTATTTTTACAAAGCTCTTTTATGGAAAGAAAAGGTAATATTCAAAGAGAGGATTTATATGCTTATAAGTGTGATTTTCCGTGATGGTAAAAGAGGTCTGATTACGGCCAGTTTGCTTGAAGACCTTTTAATGCAAAAAAAGATAAAAAAGTTTCTTCGTCTGGAAGGATGGGTTAATGTAGGAGTCGACCCTGTAAGAATGCCTGGCAGAAACAATAGTTATACAGGTCTTGAAAGACGGAATTCGTCTTTTCACGTTTACAATATAAAATAATTTTGGCTTACGCTTACCTTTGCCTTTGTGTTTATTTTTGGCCGATTCGTTTTGCATCATTTTTGGACACATCTACTTAATGACTACAATGTGCCGAGAGGGATTCTCAGGCTAAAACCCAAAAGGTATTATTTCCTTAGTCGAAAGGGACTTATTAGATATGTTGCATGACTTATTACGGAAACGGTTTAAAAAGGAAATTAGTCTGTTCTGTATAGTTGTTTATAATATAAATTTATGATAGCAATTATTGACTATGGAATGGGAAATTTAAGGAGCGTAGAGAAAGGCTTTCTCAAGGTCGGTGTTGATGTTGAAGTAGTCACAGAAGCTCGAAAAGTGGATGATGCCAGAGGGATAGTTCTTCCAGGAGTTGGGGCTTTTAGAGACTGTATTCGGAATCTTGAAGAATTATCACTCATTGAATCTATCTTGAGGTCGATACAGAAAGGGAAGCCATATCTAGGCATATGTCTTGGGCTTCAAGTTCTTTTCTCGGAATCAGAAGAGTTCGGCATTTATCACGGATTGAATGTTTTTAGGGGGCGGGTGACGAGGTTTAATTTAAGTCTTAAAGTGCCTCACATGGGCTGGAACAATGTAAAAATTATAAAAAAAACCCCTATTTTTGATGGGATAAGAGATGAGACATTTTTTTATTTTGTGCATTCTTATTATGTAGT from Nitrospirota bacterium includes these protein-coding regions:
- the hisH gene encoding imidazole glycerol phosphate synthase subunit HisH, translating into MIAIIDYGMGNLRSVEKGFLKVGVDVEVVTEARKVDDARGIVLPGVGAFRDCIRNLEELSLIESILRSIQKGKPYLGICLGLQVLFSESEEFGIYHGLNVFRGRVTRFNLSLKVPHMGWNNVKIIKKTPIFDGIRDETFFYFVHSYYVVPESEDIIAMTTDYGITFASMVWKDNIFATQFHPEKSQEAGLKILKNFGDFVKTA